The Apostichopus japonicus isolate 1M-3 chromosome 20, ASM3797524v1, whole genome shotgun sequence genome contains a region encoding:
- the LOC139961883 gene encoding uncharacterized protein isoform X1 → MANAGNKPSNPGVKRGIFGTVRSLDLRAHRCIISLKDHRGKKLGSGILDTEKLEARLEGVSCFDSFIGKSRPLIATIIPLTTERAQELSWRDGQWEVVGVRPRGCKPEPSNIPGTFKTSGQKPRSYAPSMAYCKQALSLSPGVRSGPPKELIAKVLHYFRKLVGQWGHFPIQEFYNVIRSREEYTDVIAYFRSKDDILQFLRAYPQYFSVTGNGSHVYFPYRFPEDELKALLTKQRKIATSDRTPEILVIEDVDSCKREVARLQRRAREGRQLILAIDCEGVNLGKEGPLTLIQIGTEEGEVFVFDVLATPDPKDMFIHGGLKALLENPNIRKVIHDCRSDQCALYFQFGVTLTNVFDTSAAYTTIWDQCNIFSGPFRPKLASLLEIFRLTAEQKTEEFAELLHNEQLFGQRPLTEEMIEYASDDVLCLLPVIYESLDKLISPLWRPHFEEKVEQFLEESRIRDPHKMYEEKLGLKAKEE, encoded by the exons ATGGCGAATGCAGGGAACAAACCCTCCAATCCAGGAGTGAAAAGAGGAATATTTGGCACAGTGAGGTCCTTGGATCTTCGTGCTCACAGGTGTATCATCTCCCTAAAAGACCATCGCGGCAAGAAACTCGGTAGCGGAATATTGGATACTGAGAAATTAGAAGCTCGGCTGGAGGGCGTCTCTTGCTTTGACTCATTCATCGGAAAGTCCCGTCCACTAATTGCGACAATAATTCCACTAACTACAGAGAGAGCTCAAGAGTTAAGCTGGCGAGATGGACAGTGGGAAGTGGTTGGAGTTCGCCCGAGAGGCTGTAAACCGGAACCATCAAATATACCAGGCACGTTCAAGACCTCTGGTCAGAAACCGAGATCATATGCTCCCTCTATGGCCTACTGCAAGCAGGCGCTTTCTCTCTCCCCAGGAGTGCGATCAGGACCACCGAAGGAGCTGATTGCCAAGGTTTTACATTATTTTCGTAAACTGGTGGGGCAATGGGGGCACTTCCCAATACAAGAGTTCTACAACGTGATTCGAAGTCGTGAAGAATATACCGATGTCATCGCCTATTTTCGATCTAAAGACGACATACTCCAATTCCTTCGCGCCTACCCTCAGTATTTCTCAGTGACGGGAAATGGCAGCCATGTTTATTTTCCGTATCGCTTTCCGGAAGATGAGTTAAAAGCTCTCCTGACGAAACAGCGAAAGATCGCGACAAGTGATAGAACTCCCGAAATTTTGGTGATCGAAGATGTAGACTCATGCAAACGTGAGGTAGCCAGACTCCAACGGAGAGCCAGAGAAGGAAGGCAGCTGATTCTCGCAATTGACTGCGAGGGAGTCAATCTTG GCAAGGAAGGTCCATTGACACTGATTCAGATTGGAACGGAAGAGGGCGAGGTCTTTGTGTTTGATGTACTTGCAACGCCTGACCCGAAAGATATGTTCATTCATGGAGGTTTGAAGGCGCTCCTAGAAAATCCGAATATCCGAAAG gTCATACATGACTGTCGATCCGATCAGTGCGCCCTCTATTTCCAATTTGGCGTCACTTTGACAAATGTCTTTGATACCTCG GCCGCTTACACCACCATTTGGGATCAGTGTAACATCTTTTCGGGACCTTTTAGACCAAAGCTGGCTTCGCTTCTTGAGATATTCCGATTGACAGCGGAACAAAAGACCGAAGAATTTGCCGAGTTGCTGCACAATGAACAGTTGTTTGGACAGCGCCCTCTAACTGAGGAAATGATCGAGTATGCCTCTGATGACGTGTTGTGCTTGCTTCCTGTGATCTACGAGTCTTTGGACAA